The following proteins are co-located in the Gossypium hirsutum isolate 1008001.06 chromosome A02, Gossypium_hirsutum_v2.1, whole genome shotgun sequence genome:
- the LOC107910478 gene encoding MA3 DOMAIN-CONTAINING TRANSLATION REGULATORY FACTOR 2 isoform X2, producing the protein MQFNDECREIVQSASGSEDPMQIPISSKSPRSTQVHGKGSPVNHDRQSRSPIDGRPKKGGCGGKGTWGGLLDTDSSYALDPNDPNYDSSEEYGHPNARKSAPDFDAFKKKATIIVEEYFATDDVDSATNELKELAMPSYNYYFVKKLVSMAMDRHDHEKEMAAVLLSALYADVIDAPQVYRGFSKLVESADDLIVDIPDTVDILALFIARAVVDDILPPAFLKKQIALLPNDSKGVEVLERAEKGYLAAPMHAEIIERRWRVSKKTVEDVKARINNLLIEYVTSGDKKEAYRCIKDLKVPFFHHEIVKKALVMAMERRQAEDRLLDLLKEAAEEGLINSSQITKGFDRMIDTIEDLSLDIPNAQRILKSLISKATSDGWLCASSLRSFSLEPRKKLLEDNFTRTFKLKSQSIVQEYFLTGDISEVFSCIEAENKTSSGELNAIFVKRLITLAMDRKNREKEMASVLLSSLCFPADDVVNGFVMLIESADDTALDNPVVVEDLAMFLARAVVDEVLAPQHLEEVGSQFLGTDSIGGKVLQMAKSLLKARLSGERILRCWGGGGSSRPGWAVEDVKHKIGKLLEEYESGGDIREAYRCIKELGMPFFHHEVVKKAMVMVMEKKNERLWGLLAHCFGSGLITMNQMTKGFSRVEESLDDLALDVPDARKQFLAYVEKAKTTGWLDSSFHYGNSINGKDNGACQ; encoded by the exons ATGCAGTTTAATG ATGAATGCCGGGAGATTGTCCAATCTGCTTCAGGGAGTGAAGATCCAATGCAAATCCCCATTTCTTCAAAATCTCCAAGGTCAACACAGGTCCATGGCAAAGGAAGTCCCGTTAACCATGATAGGCAGTCACGTTCCCCAATAGATGGTCGTCCTAAGAAAG GTGGTTGTGGTGGTAAAGGAACTTGGGGAGGGTTACTCGATACTGATTCCAGTTATGCTCTTGACCCAAATGACCCAAACTACGATAGCAGTGAG GAATATGGACATCCAAATGCAAGAAAATCTGCACCTGATTTTGATGCGTTTAAAAAGAAGGCGACAATAATAGTGGAGGAATACTTTGCTACTGATGATGTTGACTCAGCTACCAATGAATTAAAAGAACTTGCAATGCCCAGTTACAACTATTACTTTGTAAAAAAGCTGGTCTCTATGGCTATGGATAGGCATGACCATGAAAAAGAAATGGCTGCTGTTCTATTATCTGCACTCTATGCTGATGTAATTGATGCCCCACAGGTTTACAGAGGCTTTAGTAAACTGGTGGAATCTGCAGATGATCTGATTGTAGATATACCGGATACAGTTGATATTCTTGCATTGTTTATAGCTCGAGCTGTGGTTGATGACATACTCCCTCCTGCATTCCTTAAAAAACAAATAGCACTCTTACCTAATGATTCAAAGGGGGTGGAAGTCTTGGAAAGAGCTGAGAAAGGGTATCTAGCAGCTCCTATGCATGCAGAAATTATTGAGCGTCGCTGGAGGGTTAGCAAGAAAACAGTTGAGGATGTAAAGGCAAGGATAAACAACTTGTTGATAGAATATGTAACGAGTGGTGACAAGAAAGAGGCTTATAGATGCATCAAGGATTTGAAAGTTCCTTTCTTCCACCATGAAATAGTTAAAAAAGCACTTGTTATGGCAATGGAAAGGCGACAAGCTGAAGATAGACTACTGGATCTACTCAAGGAAGCAGCTGAAGAAGGTCTGATAAACTCAAGTCAAATTACAAAGGGATTTGATAGGATGATTGACACAATTGAGGATTTGTCCCTTGACATACCAAATGCACAGAGGATACTGAAGTCTTTGATTTCTAAGGCTACATCTGATGGATGGTTGTGTGCTTCATCTTTAAGGTCTTTTTCATTGGAGCCCAGAAAAAAATTATTGGAAGACAATTTTACTAGAACTTTCAAGTTGAAGTCTCAATCAATTGTTCAAGAATATTTTTTGACCGGTGATATCTCTGAGGTTTTTAGCTGTATAGAAGCAGAGAATAAAACTTCCTCAGGTGAACTGAATGCTATCTTTGTTAAAAGGTTGATAACTTTAGCAATGGATCGGAAGAACAGGGAGAAAGAAATGGCTTCTGTTTTGCTATCATCATTATGTTTTCCTGCAGATGATGTAGTAAATGGGTTTGTGATGTTGATAGAATCTGCCGATGACACTGCTCTAGATAATCCAGTTGTTGTTGAGGATCTTGCTATGTTTTTGGCTAGAGCAGTGGTAGATGAAGTTTTAGCCCCACAGCACCTAGAAGAGGTTGGTAGCCAATTTCTGGGGACGGACTCTATTGGGGGCAAAGTGCTTCAAATGGCAAAGTCATTGCTAAAGGCTCGACTTTCAGGAGAGCGCATCTTGAGGTGTTGGGGTGGTGGTGGTAGCAGTAGGCCGGGATGGGCCGTTGAAGATGTGAAACACAAAATAGGAAAGCTGTTAGAGGAATATGAATCCGGAGGAGACATTAGGGAAGCTTATCGATGCATAAAGGAGTTAGGCATGCCATTCTTCCACCACGAGGTTGTAAAGAAAGCAATGGTGATGGTTATGGAGAAAAAGAACGAAAGACTTTGGGGTTTGCTTGCACATTGTTTTGGCTCAGGGCTGATAACCATGAACCAGATGACAAAGGGTTTCTCAAGAGTAGAAGAATCACTTGATGACTTGGCTCTTGATGTGCCTGATGCCCGAAAACAGTTTCTAGCATATGTCGAAAAAGCAAAGACTACCGGATGGTTGGATTCATCGTTTCATTATGGCAATTCCATAAACGGTAAAGATAATGGGGCCTGCCAATAA
- the LOC107910478 gene encoding MA3 DOMAIN-CONTAINING TRANSLATION REGULATORY FACTOR 2 isoform X3: protein MQIPISSKSPRSTQVHGKGSPVNHDRQSRSPIDGRPKKGGCGGKGTWGGLLDTDSSYALDPNDPNYDSSEEYGHPNARKSAPDFDAFKKKATIIVEEYFATDDVDSATNELKELAMPSYNYYFVKKLVSMAMDRHDHEKEMAAVLLSALYADVIDAPQVYRGFSKLVESADDLIVDIPDTVDILALFIARAVVDDILPPAFLKKQIALLPNDSKGVEVLERAEKGYLAAPMHAEIIERRWRVSKKTVEDVKARINNLLIEYVTSGDKKEAYRCIKDLKVPFFHHEIVKKALVMAMERRQAEDRLLDLLKEAAEEGLINSSQITKGFDRMIDTIEDLSLDIPNAQRILKSLISKATSDGWLCASSLRSFSLEPRKKLLEDNFTRTFKLKSQSIVQEYFLTGDISEVFSCIEAENKTSSGELNAIFVKRLITLAMDRKNREKEMASVLLSSLCFPADDVVNGFVMLIESADDTALDNPVVVEDLAMFLARAVVDEVLAPQHLEEVGSQFLGTDSIGGKVLQMAKSLLKARLSGERILRCWGGGGSSRPGWAVEDVKHKIGKLLEEYESGGDIREAYRCIKELGMPFFHHEVVKKAMVMVMEKKNERLWGLLAHCFGSGLITMNQMTKGFSRVEESLDDLALDVPDARKQFLAYVEKAKTTGWLDSSFHYGNSINGKDNGACQ from the exons ATGCAAATCCCCATTTCTTCAAAATCTCCAAGGTCAACACAGGTCCATGGCAAAGGAAGTCCCGTTAACCATGATAGGCAGTCACGTTCCCCAATAGATGGTCGTCCTAAGAAAG GTGGTTGTGGTGGTAAAGGAACTTGGGGAGGGTTACTCGATACTGATTCCAGTTATGCTCTTGACCCAAATGACCCAAACTACGATAGCAGTGAG GAATATGGACATCCAAATGCAAGAAAATCTGCACCTGATTTTGATGCGTTTAAAAAGAAGGCGACAATAATAGTGGAGGAATACTTTGCTACTGATGATGTTGACTCAGCTACCAATGAATTAAAAGAACTTGCAATGCCCAGTTACAACTATTACTTTGTAAAAAAGCTGGTCTCTATGGCTATGGATAGGCATGACCATGAAAAAGAAATGGCTGCTGTTCTATTATCTGCACTCTATGCTGATGTAATTGATGCCCCACAGGTTTACAGAGGCTTTAGTAAACTGGTGGAATCTGCAGATGATCTGATTGTAGATATACCGGATACAGTTGATATTCTTGCATTGTTTATAGCTCGAGCTGTGGTTGATGACATACTCCCTCCTGCATTCCTTAAAAAACAAATAGCACTCTTACCTAATGATTCAAAGGGGGTGGAAGTCTTGGAAAGAGCTGAGAAAGGGTATCTAGCAGCTCCTATGCATGCAGAAATTATTGAGCGTCGCTGGAGGGTTAGCAAGAAAACAGTTGAGGATGTAAAGGCAAGGATAAACAACTTGTTGATAGAATATGTAACGAGTGGTGACAAGAAAGAGGCTTATAGATGCATCAAGGATTTGAAAGTTCCTTTCTTCCACCATGAAATAGTTAAAAAAGCACTTGTTATGGCAATGGAAAGGCGACAAGCTGAAGATAGACTACTGGATCTACTCAAGGAAGCAGCTGAAGAAGGTCTGATAAACTCAAGTCAAATTACAAAGGGATTTGATAGGATGATTGACACAATTGAGGATTTGTCCCTTGACATACCAAATGCACAGAGGATACTGAAGTCTTTGATTTCTAAGGCTACATCTGATGGATGGTTGTGTGCTTCATCTTTAAGGTCTTTTTCATTGGAGCCCAGAAAAAAATTATTGGAAGACAATTTTACTAGAACTTTCAAGTTGAAGTCTCAATCAATTGTTCAAGAATATTTTTTGACCGGTGATATCTCTGAGGTTTTTAGCTGTATAGAAGCAGAGAATAAAACTTCCTCAGGTGAACTGAATGCTATCTTTGTTAAAAGGTTGATAACTTTAGCAATGGATCGGAAGAACAGGGAGAAAGAAATGGCTTCTGTTTTGCTATCATCATTATGTTTTCCTGCAGATGATGTAGTAAATGGGTTTGTGATGTTGATAGAATCTGCCGATGACACTGCTCTAGATAATCCAGTTGTTGTTGAGGATCTTGCTATGTTTTTGGCTAGAGCAGTGGTAGATGAAGTTTTAGCCCCACAGCACCTAGAAGAGGTTGGTAGCCAATTTCTGGGGACGGACTCTATTGGGGGCAAAGTGCTTCAAATGGCAAAGTCATTGCTAAAGGCTCGACTTTCAGGAGAGCGCATCTTGAGGTGTTGGGGTGGTGGTGGTAGCAGTAGGCCGGGATGGGCCGTTGAAGATGTGAAACACAAAATAGGAAAGCTGTTAGAGGAATATGAATCCGGAGGAGACATTAGGGAAGCTTATCGATGCATAAAGGAGTTAGGCATGCCATTCTTCCACCACGAGGTTGTAAAGAAAGCAATGGTGATGGTTATGGAGAAAAAGAACGAAAGACTTTGGGGTTTGCTTGCACATTGTTTTGGCTCAGGGCTGATAACCATGAACCAGATGACAAAGGGTTTCTCAAGAGTAGAAGAATCACTTGATGACTTGGCTCTTGATGTGCCTGATGCCCGAAAACAGTTTCTAGCATATGTCGAAAAAGCAAAGACTACCGGATGGTTGGATTCATCGTTTCATTATGGCAATTCCATAAACGGTAAAGATAATGGGGCCTGCCAATAA
- the LOC107910478 gene encoding MA3 DOMAIN-CONTAINING TRANSLATION REGULATORY FACTOR 2 isoform X1, which yields MNVTGGFISDECREIVQSASGSEDPMQIPISSKSPRSTQVHGKGSPVNHDRQSRSPIDGRPKKGGCGGKGTWGGLLDTDSSYALDPNDPNYDSSEEYGHPNARKSAPDFDAFKKKATIIVEEYFATDDVDSATNELKELAMPSYNYYFVKKLVSMAMDRHDHEKEMAAVLLSALYADVIDAPQVYRGFSKLVESADDLIVDIPDTVDILALFIARAVVDDILPPAFLKKQIALLPNDSKGVEVLERAEKGYLAAPMHAEIIERRWRVSKKTVEDVKARINNLLIEYVTSGDKKEAYRCIKDLKVPFFHHEIVKKALVMAMERRQAEDRLLDLLKEAAEEGLINSSQITKGFDRMIDTIEDLSLDIPNAQRILKSLISKATSDGWLCASSLRSFSLEPRKKLLEDNFTRTFKLKSQSIVQEYFLTGDISEVFSCIEAENKTSSGELNAIFVKRLITLAMDRKNREKEMASVLLSSLCFPADDVVNGFVMLIESADDTALDNPVVVEDLAMFLARAVVDEVLAPQHLEEVGSQFLGTDSIGGKVLQMAKSLLKARLSGERILRCWGGGGSSRPGWAVEDVKHKIGKLLEEYESGGDIREAYRCIKELGMPFFHHEVVKKAMVMVMEKKNERLWGLLAHCFGSGLITMNQMTKGFSRVEESLDDLALDVPDARKQFLAYVEKAKTTGWLDSSFHYGNSINGKDNGACQ from the exons ATGAACGTCACTGGTGGTTTTATATCAGATGAATGCCGGGAGATTGTCCAATCTGCTTCAGGGAGTGAAGATCCAATGCAAATCCCCATTTCTTCAAAATCTCCAAGGTCAACACAGGTCCATGGCAAAGGAAGTCCCGTTAACCATGATAGGCAGTCACGTTCCCCAATAGATGGTCGTCCTAAGAAAG GTGGTTGTGGTGGTAAAGGAACTTGGGGAGGGTTACTCGATACTGATTCCAGTTATGCTCTTGACCCAAATGACCCAAACTACGATAGCAGTGAG GAATATGGACATCCAAATGCAAGAAAATCTGCACCTGATTTTGATGCGTTTAAAAAGAAGGCGACAATAATAGTGGAGGAATACTTTGCTACTGATGATGTTGACTCAGCTACCAATGAATTAAAAGAACTTGCAATGCCCAGTTACAACTATTACTTTGTAAAAAAGCTGGTCTCTATGGCTATGGATAGGCATGACCATGAAAAAGAAATGGCTGCTGTTCTATTATCTGCACTCTATGCTGATGTAATTGATGCCCCACAGGTTTACAGAGGCTTTAGTAAACTGGTGGAATCTGCAGATGATCTGATTGTAGATATACCGGATACAGTTGATATTCTTGCATTGTTTATAGCTCGAGCTGTGGTTGATGACATACTCCCTCCTGCATTCCTTAAAAAACAAATAGCACTCTTACCTAATGATTCAAAGGGGGTGGAAGTCTTGGAAAGAGCTGAGAAAGGGTATCTAGCAGCTCCTATGCATGCAGAAATTATTGAGCGTCGCTGGAGGGTTAGCAAGAAAACAGTTGAGGATGTAAAGGCAAGGATAAACAACTTGTTGATAGAATATGTAACGAGTGGTGACAAGAAAGAGGCTTATAGATGCATCAAGGATTTGAAAGTTCCTTTCTTCCACCATGAAATAGTTAAAAAAGCACTTGTTATGGCAATGGAAAGGCGACAAGCTGAAGATAGACTACTGGATCTACTCAAGGAAGCAGCTGAAGAAGGTCTGATAAACTCAAGTCAAATTACAAAGGGATTTGATAGGATGATTGACACAATTGAGGATTTGTCCCTTGACATACCAAATGCACAGAGGATACTGAAGTCTTTGATTTCTAAGGCTACATCTGATGGATGGTTGTGTGCTTCATCTTTAAGGTCTTTTTCATTGGAGCCCAGAAAAAAATTATTGGAAGACAATTTTACTAGAACTTTCAAGTTGAAGTCTCAATCAATTGTTCAAGAATATTTTTTGACCGGTGATATCTCTGAGGTTTTTAGCTGTATAGAAGCAGAGAATAAAACTTCCTCAGGTGAACTGAATGCTATCTTTGTTAAAAGGTTGATAACTTTAGCAATGGATCGGAAGAACAGGGAGAAAGAAATGGCTTCTGTTTTGCTATCATCATTATGTTTTCCTGCAGATGATGTAGTAAATGGGTTTGTGATGTTGATAGAATCTGCCGATGACACTGCTCTAGATAATCCAGTTGTTGTTGAGGATCTTGCTATGTTTTTGGCTAGAGCAGTGGTAGATGAAGTTTTAGCCCCACAGCACCTAGAAGAGGTTGGTAGCCAATTTCTGGGGACGGACTCTATTGGGGGCAAAGTGCTTCAAATGGCAAAGTCATTGCTAAAGGCTCGACTTTCAGGAGAGCGCATCTTGAGGTGTTGGGGTGGTGGTGGTAGCAGTAGGCCGGGATGGGCCGTTGAAGATGTGAAACACAAAATAGGAAAGCTGTTAGAGGAATATGAATCCGGAGGAGACATTAGGGAAGCTTATCGATGCATAAAGGAGTTAGGCATGCCATTCTTCCACCACGAGGTTGTAAAGAAAGCAATGGTGATGGTTATGGAGAAAAAGAACGAAAGACTTTGGGGTTTGCTTGCACATTGTTTTGGCTCAGGGCTGATAACCATGAACCAGATGACAAAGGGTTTCTCAAGAGTAGAAGAATCACTTGATGACTTGGCTCTTGATGTGCCTGATGCCCGAAAACAGTTTCTAGCATATGTCGAAAAAGCAAAGACTACCGGATGGTTGGATTCATCGTTTCATTATGGCAATTCCATAAACGGTAAAGATAATGGGGCCTGCCAATAA